A genomic region of Haliotis asinina isolate JCU_RB_2024 chromosome 1, JCU_Hal_asi_v2, whole genome shotgun sequence contains the following coding sequences:
- the LOC137295893 gene encoding uncharacterized protein isoform X3 produces MQTFELEMEDDQPLDLSMKPRELMESPCPGQVPSGEKHHGQDSPLCLIKDCGCNNHGTRQRTGGGNSVYNGGKYGPPPSNGDRPLFSDSHSEMTLKSRFIDRNGAYESQHICYDRVAVPKHDMCRQSEVEGALHYNRAIDDEERMDTNAEHVPFEAISPVAQSKFKPVFQTCARTHIDHPSVNYSLSPKYYESYESREHCAQSFLDLSNFGTTRGSLWKPCGNIEEGCRPIRRPWHGDMNASSPWVRPCRDWNRDLVEGPRMHWRPFVDTPTSHGHPSSPTTAHQPSVDTLKSTGIGSAVPKPTTAGSLSGTSKSTQPNSGRTAQISTGATCLQTTRTVGHSFASTVPLISKSAVPPRSNSHSSSLSAISRSSGSPILVPRAPYTSIRVTRSPKTFHNESVRTIQDPDLREASLRRSHDGSKRHLSGKLEAQEKENIDLTDSGTATSGVATSGGLKMPALDYLISKVLVERIDVPFKPCNTEIKKIYNGESKGRLRLVDLIELQVEESLKA; encoded by the coding sequence ATGCAGACGTTTGAGCTTGAGATGGAAGACGACCAGCCGCTTGATCTGAGCATGAAACCCCGCGAGCTCATGGAGTCTCCTTGCCCCGGGCAGGTGCCTTCTGGGGAGAAACATCATGGGCAGGACTCTCCACTGTGCCTCATCAAAGACTGTGGATGTAACAACCATGGTACCCGGCAGCGAACGGGTGGCGGAAACTCGGTGTATAATGGCGGGAAGTACGGGCCCCCTCCATCAAATGGAGATCGCCCTTTGTTTTCCGATTCCCATAGTGAAATGACTTTAAAGTCGAGATTTATTGATAGAAACGGTGCATACGAGAGCCAGCACATTTGCTATGACCGCGTTGCCGTGCCAAAGCATGACATGTGTCGGCAGAGCGAAGTGGAAGGGGCCTTACACTATAATCGGGCCATTGACGACGAAGAACGGATGGATACTAACGCAGAACACGTTCCGTTTGAAGCTATTTCTCCAGTTGCTCAAAGCAAATTCAAACCTGTGTTTCAGACTTGTGCCCGAACGCATATCGATCACCCCAGTGTTAACTACAGTCTTTCGCCAAAGTATTATGAAAGTTATGAAAGTCGCGAGCACTGTGCACAGTCGTTCCTTGATCTCAGCAACTTTGGAACAACGCGGGGTAGCTTGTGGAAGCCTTGCGGAAACATCGAAGAAGGGTGCAGACCTATACGACGACCTTGGCACGGTGACATGAACGCATCTTCTCCTTGGGTTCGTCCCTGTAGAGATTGGAACAGGGACTTGGTAGAGGGACCCAGGATGCATTGGAGACCCTTCGTGGACACACCGACCTCCCACGGCCATCCTTCGTCTCCAACCACAGCGCACCAGCCATCCGTTGATACACTAAAATCCACAGGTATTGGGAGTGCGGTTCCGAAACCAACCACAGCAGGTTCGCTCTCAGGGACCAGCAAATCCACCCAGCCTAATTCAGGAAGAACGGCGCAGATATCCACTGGCGccacttgtttacaaacaacaaggACTGTAGGGCACTCCTTCGCCTCAACTGTTCCACTCATCTCTAAGTCTGCAGTCCCACCCAGATCGAACTCTCACTCTTCTTCATTGTCGGCTATCTCAAGGAGCTCTGGTTCGCCGATTTTGGTCCCTAGAGCTCCGTACACGTCCATTCGAGTGACACGGAGCCCCAAAACATTCCACAACGAATCGGTTCGGACAATACAAGATCCTGATCTGAGAGAAGCTTCGCTCAGGCGGTCCCATGATGGCAGCAAACGACATTTGTCCGGGAAATTGGAAGCGCAGGAAAAGGAAAACATCGATTTGACGGACAGTGGAACGGCTACTTCCGGTGTGGCTACATCCGGGGGCTTGAAGATGCCCGCCCTGGACTATTTGATCTCAAAGGTTCTGGTAGAGCGGATTGATGTTCCTTTTAAGCCGTGCAACACGGAGATAAAGAAGATCTATAATGGCGAGAGTAAAGGAAGACTACGCCTTGTTGATCTCATAGAGCTGCAGGTTGAAGAGAGTCTTAAGGCGTAA
- the LOC137295893 gene encoding uncharacterized protein isoform X1 has product MPRLRSDRHTLHTRCDKTEPQSGSTVTPGRSAPPRGMLQCPRDQVETWRRREGFRWIRETYGGFGRHRVVPGCWGLREEDSPPWKSHLQATEPQMQTFELEMEDDQPLDLSMKPRELMESPCPGQVPSGEKHHGQDSPLCLIKDCGCNNHGTRQRTGGGNSVYNGGKYGPPPSNGDRPLFSDSHSEMTLKSRFIDRNGAYESQHICYDRVAVPKHDMCRQSEVEGALHYNRAIDDEERMDTNAEHVPFEAISPVAQSKFKPVFQTCARTHIDHPSVNYSLSPKYYESYESREHCAQSFLDLSNFGTTRGSLWKPCGNIEEGCRPIRRPWHGDMNASSPWVRPCRDWNRDLVEGPRMHWRPFVDTPTSHGHPSSPTTAHQPSVDTLKSTGIGSAVPKPTTAGSLSGTSKSTQPNSGRTAQISTGATCLQTTRTVGHSFASTVPLISKSAVPPRSNSHSSSLSAISRSSGSPILVPRAPYTSIRVTRSPKTFHNESVRTIQDPDLREASLRRSHDGSKRHLSGKLEAQEKENIDLTDSGTATSGVATSGGLKMPALDYLISKVLVERIDVPFKPCNTEIKKIYNGESKGRLRLVDLIELQVEESLKA; this is encoded by the exons ATGCCTCGGTTGCGTTCAGACAGACACACGCTGCACACGCGCTGTGACAAGACCGAGCCACAGTCGGGCAGTACTGTCACACCAGGAAGATCCGCGCCACCCAGGGGAATGCTGCAGTGCCCCCGGGATCAGGTGGAGACTTGGAGAAGACGGGAGGGATTTAGGTGGATCAGGGAGACCTATGGTGGATTTGGGAGGCACAGG GTGGTGCCGGGGTGCTGGGGTTTGAGAGAAGAAGATTCGCCTCCCTGGAAGAGTCACCTTCAGGCCACTGAACCTCAGATGCAGACGTTTGAGCTTGAGATGGAAGACGACCAGCCGCTTGATCTGAGCATGAAACCCCGCGAGCTCATGGAGTCTCCTTGCCCCGGGCAGGTGCCTTCTGGGGAGAAACATCATGGGCAGGACTCTCCACTGTGCCTCATCAAAGACTGTGGATGTAACAACCATGGTACCCGGCAGCGAACGGGTGGCGGAAACTCGGTGTATAATGGCGGGAAGTACGGGCCCCCTCCATCAAATGGAGATCGCCCTTTGTTTTCCGATTCCCATAGTGAAATGACTTTAAAGTCGAGATTTATTGATAGAAACGGTGCATACGAGAGCCAGCACATTTGCTATGACCGCGTTGCCGTGCCAAAGCATGACATGTGTCGGCAGAGCGAAGTGGAAGGGGCCTTACACTATAATCGGGCCATTGACGACGAAGAACGGATGGATACTAACGCAGAACACGTTCCGTTTGAAGCTATTTCTCCAGTTGCTCAAAGCAAATTCAAACCTGTGTTTCAGACTTGTGCCCGAACGCATATCGATCACCCCAGTGTTAACTACAGTCTTTCGCCAAAGTATTATGAAAGTTATGAAAGTCGCGAGCACTGTGCACAGTCGTTCCTTGATCTCAGCAACTTTGGAACAACGCGGGGTAGCTTGTGGAAGCCTTGCGGAAACATCGAAGAAGGGTGCAGACCTATACGACGACCTTGGCACGGTGACATGAACGCATCTTCTCCTTGGGTTCGTCCCTGTAGAGATTGGAACAGGGACTTGGTAGAGGGACCCAGGATGCATTGGAGACCCTTCGTGGACACACCGACCTCCCACGGCCATCCTTCGTCTCCAACCACAGCGCACCAGCCATCCGTTGATACACTAAAATCCACAGGTATTGGGAGTGCGGTTCCGAAACCAACCACAGCAGGTTCGCTCTCAGGGACCAGCAAATCCACCCAGCCTAATTCAGGAAGAACGGCGCAGATATCCACTGGCGccacttgtttacaaacaacaaggACTGTAGGGCACTCCTTCGCCTCAACTGTTCCACTCATCTCTAAGTCTGCAGTCCCACCCAGATCGAACTCTCACTCTTCTTCATTGTCGGCTATCTCAAGGAGCTCTGGTTCGCCGATTTTGGTCCCTAGAGCTCCGTACACGTCCATTCGAGTGACACGGAGCCCCAAAACATTCCACAACGAATCGGTTCGGACAATACAAGATCCTGATCTGAGAGAAGCTTCGCTCAGGCGGTCCCATGATGGCAGCAAACGACATTTGTCCGGGAAATTGGAAGCGCAGGAAAAGGAAAACATCGATTTGACGGACAGTGGAACGGCTACTTCCGGTGTGGCTACATCCGGGGGCTTGAAGATGCCCGCCCTGGACTATTTGATCTCAAAGGTTCTGGTAGAGCGGATTGATGTTCCTTTTAAGCCGTGCAACACGGAGATAAAGAAGATCTATAATGGCGAGAGTAAAGGAAGACTACGCCTTGTTGATCTCATAGAGCTGCAGGTTGAAGAGAGTCTTAAGGCGTAA
- the LOC137295893 gene encoding uncharacterized protein isoform X2, which yields MWTDYFGVVPGCWGLREEDSPPWKSHLQATEPQMQTFELEMEDDQPLDLSMKPRELMESPCPGQVPSGEKHHGQDSPLCLIKDCGCNNHGTRQRTGGGNSVYNGGKYGPPPSNGDRPLFSDSHSEMTLKSRFIDRNGAYESQHICYDRVAVPKHDMCRQSEVEGALHYNRAIDDEERMDTNAEHVPFEAISPVAQSKFKPVFQTCARTHIDHPSVNYSLSPKYYESYESREHCAQSFLDLSNFGTTRGSLWKPCGNIEEGCRPIRRPWHGDMNASSPWVRPCRDWNRDLVEGPRMHWRPFVDTPTSHGHPSSPTTAHQPSVDTLKSTGIGSAVPKPTTAGSLSGTSKSTQPNSGRTAQISTGATCLQTTRTVGHSFASTVPLISKSAVPPRSNSHSSSLSAISRSSGSPILVPRAPYTSIRVTRSPKTFHNESVRTIQDPDLREASLRRSHDGSKRHLSGKLEAQEKENIDLTDSGTATSGVATSGGLKMPALDYLISKVLVERIDVPFKPCNTEIKKIYNGESKGRLRLVDLIELQVEESLKA from the coding sequence GTGGTGCCGGGGTGCTGGGGTTTGAGAGAAGAAGATTCGCCTCCCTGGAAGAGTCACCTTCAGGCCACTGAACCTCAGATGCAGACGTTTGAGCTTGAGATGGAAGACGACCAGCCGCTTGATCTGAGCATGAAACCCCGCGAGCTCATGGAGTCTCCTTGCCCCGGGCAGGTGCCTTCTGGGGAGAAACATCATGGGCAGGACTCTCCACTGTGCCTCATCAAAGACTGTGGATGTAACAACCATGGTACCCGGCAGCGAACGGGTGGCGGAAACTCGGTGTATAATGGCGGGAAGTACGGGCCCCCTCCATCAAATGGAGATCGCCCTTTGTTTTCCGATTCCCATAGTGAAATGACTTTAAAGTCGAGATTTATTGATAGAAACGGTGCATACGAGAGCCAGCACATTTGCTATGACCGCGTTGCCGTGCCAAAGCATGACATGTGTCGGCAGAGCGAAGTGGAAGGGGCCTTACACTATAATCGGGCCATTGACGACGAAGAACGGATGGATACTAACGCAGAACACGTTCCGTTTGAAGCTATTTCTCCAGTTGCTCAAAGCAAATTCAAACCTGTGTTTCAGACTTGTGCCCGAACGCATATCGATCACCCCAGTGTTAACTACAGTCTTTCGCCAAAGTATTATGAAAGTTATGAAAGTCGCGAGCACTGTGCACAGTCGTTCCTTGATCTCAGCAACTTTGGAACAACGCGGGGTAGCTTGTGGAAGCCTTGCGGAAACATCGAAGAAGGGTGCAGACCTATACGACGACCTTGGCACGGTGACATGAACGCATCTTCTCCTTGGGTTCGTCCCTGTAGAGATTGGAACAGGGACTTGGTAGAGGGACCCAGGATGCATTGGAGACCCTTCGTGGACACACCGACCTCCCACGGCCATCCTTCGTCTCCAACCACAGCGCACCAGCCATCCGTTGATACACTAAAATCCACAGGTATTGGGAGTGCGGTTCCGAAACCAACCACAGCAGGTTCGCTCTCAGGGACCAGCAAATCCACCCAGCCTAATTCAGGAAGAACGGCGCAGATATCCACTGGCGccacttgtttacaaacaacaaggACTGTAGGGCACTCCTTCGCCTCAACTGTTCCACTCATCTCTAAGTCTGCAGTCCCACCCAGATCGAACTCTCACTCTTCTTCATTGTCGGCTATCTCAAGGAGCTCTGGTTCGCCGATTTTGGTCCCTAGAGCTCCGTACACGTCCATTCGAGTGACACGGAGCCCCAAAACATTCCACAACGAATCGGTTCGGACAATACAAGATCCTGATCTGAGAGAAGCTTCGCTCAGGCGGTCCCATGATGGCAGCAAACGACATTTGTCCGGGAAATTGGAAGCGCAGGAAAAGGAAAACATCGATTTGACGGACAGTGGAACGGCTACTTCCGGTGTGGCTACATCCGGGGGCTTGAAGATGCCCGCCCTGGACTATTTGATCTCAAAGGTTCTGGTAGAGCGGATTGATGTTCCTTTTAAGCCGTGCAACACGGAGATAAAGAAGATCTATAATGGCGAGAGTAAAGGAAGACTACGCCTTGTTGATCTCATAGAGCTGCAGGTTGAAGAGAGTCTTAAGGCGTAA